Proteins encoded together in one Balaenoptera musculus isolate JJ_BM4_2016_0621 chromosome 6, mBalMus1.pri.v3, whole genome shotgun sequence window:
- the LOC118896400 gene encoding LOW QUALITY PROTEIN: olfactory receptor 13F1-like (The sequence of the model RefSeq protein was modified relative to this genomic sequence to represent the inferred CDS: substituted 2 bases at 2 genomic stop codons): protein MFXANLTSVTIFFFLGFSHYPKVEVIIFVLCLLMYLITLLGNIILISITILDSSLYTPMYFFLSNLSCLDVWYTSSAFPPMLINFVSGKNTTSFSGCAAQMYFSLAMGSTECVLLSMMAYDXYVAICNPLRYPIIMNKRICVQIAAGSWVAGCFTALVEPVSVLQLSLCGNSVINHFACEILAVLKLVCVDTSMAQLIMLVVTALLVPMLMFLICISYAFILSNILRISSVDGQSKAFSTCAAHLTVVVLFYGTALSMYLKPSSVDSQEIDKFMTLVYGALTPILNPIIYSLRNKEVKAALKKLLFRNSLVMF, encoded by the coding sequence ATGTTCTAGGCAAATTTGACATctgtaacaatttttttcttcctgggatTTTCCCACTACCCCAAAGTTGAGGTCATCATATTTGTGCTGTGCTTGCTGATGTACCTGATCACCTTGCTGGGTAATATAATTCTGATCTCCATCACCATCCTGGATTCCAGCCTATACACACCCATGTACTTCTTCCTCAGCAACCTCTCTTGTTTAGATGTCTGGTACACCTCTTCTGCTTTCCCTCCAATGCTGATAAACTTTGTTTCAGGGAAAAACACTACCTCATTCTCAGGGTGTGCCGCTCAGATGTACTTCTCTCTTGCCATGGGCTCCACTGAGTGTGTGCTCCTGTCCATGATGGCGTATGACTGATATGTGGCCATCTGCAACCCCCTGAGATACCCCATCATCATGAACAAGAGGATTTGTGTGCAGATTGCAGCTGGTTCCTGGGTGGCAGGCTGCTTCACTGCCCTGGTGGAACCAGTGTCTGTATTGCAGCTGTCTCTGTGTGGTAATAGTGTCATCAATCATTTTGCTTGTGAAATTCTGGCTGTCTTAAAACTTGTTTGTGTGGACACCTCCATGGCGCAGTTAATCATGCTGGTGGTCACCGCACTTCTTGTTCCTATGCtgatgtttttaatttgtatctcttatGCTTTCATCCTCTCCAACATCCTGAGAATCAGCTCAGTGGATGGTCAAAGCAAAGCCTTTTCAACATGTGCAGCCCACCTGACTGTGGTGGTTTTGTTCTATGGGACAGCTCTCTCCATGTACCTGAAGCCCTCATCTGTAGATTCACaggaaatagataaatttatgaCTTTGGTGTATGGTGCGTTAACCCCCATATTGAATCCTATCATCTATAGTCTACGAAACAAAGAGGTGAAAGCAGCTTTGAAAAAATTGCTGTTTAGAAATTCTTTggtaatgttttaa